The genomic DNA CGCCCAGTGGAACGCGGATTCCCCCGCACTGCCTGCCCCTGACGGCCCTGGTGCCCCTGAGACCACTGCAGTGGGTACGGTCGACGACGGGACCGTGGCCCGAATGCAAGCATTGAACGGCCAGGACTTCGATGTGCTGTGGCTTCAGTCGATGATCGAGCACGGCCAGGGAGCCGTTCAGATAGCCAGTGCTGAGGTCGAGCACGGCCATAACGTCGATGCCGTCGCGCTGGCCAACCGGATAGTCGAGAAGCAGCAGGCGGAGATCAACCACATGCAACAGATCCTCGCGGGAGACAGCTAGCGAGCTGGTCAGGAAATTGGGCTACGGATCGTTGTGGCGTAGCTGATCCGCGAGATTGTTCAGCGCGTCGAGGGCGGCTCCGACCGCAACCTGGACTTCCATGGTGCGCGAGATGCGTTCGCCGCTGAAGCCATTTGAGGCCGCAAGTCCGGGGATGATGAAGTGGCGGAAGCGTCGTACGACCTCGTCTTCGGACCGATCGATTTCCTCGGCGGCGAGGTAGGTCTGCTCGACGAGGAAGTCGACCATCTCGTCGATCTCGATATCAGTACGCACCTCGCCGCTGTGCTGGCCTTCGACCAGGACCGGCCCCATCGCATCCACGGCTACCTGATGAACGCGGGGATCGTGGACGGTTGCGGAGTGCTGGGCGATGAGAGCCGAGATGGATGGATCGGACGGCAGCTCTTGCGCGGTGTACACCAGCGCGGCCTCGATCTTGGCGAACACGCCGGTCTTGGCCGCCATGATCGCTTCCACCTGCAATACGTGCCTGCGGGCGCGTAACAAGGCAACCTGCACGAGCATCTCCGAGACACTGCCGAGCTGGCGGAAAGCGGTGGCGCGGGAGACGCCGGCGATCTTGGCCACCACTTCCATCTGCACTGCGTTGATCCCGCGGGCCGTGATCTCCTC from Mycobacterium sp. DL440 includes the following:
- a CDS encoding DUF305 domain-containing protein, giving the protein MLSAMAAILLLASCSAATSDEKPKPTSETPVITGEPAGSNADDASFVINMVASHKQAVQLSGLVSNRSADPNVTQLAADISSSRGLEIELMKALLAQWNADSPALPAPDGPGAPETTAVGTVDDGTVARMQALNGQDFDVLWLQSMIEHGQGAVQIASAEVEHGHNVDAVALANRIVEKQQAEINHMQQILAGDS
- a CDS encoding TetR/AcrR family transcriptional regulator, with the translated sequence MNAVDFHSRDDGTVKDRLIRAADEEITARGINAVQMEVVAKIAGVSRATAFRQLGSVSEMLVQVALLRARRHVLQVEAIMAAKTGVFAKIEAALVYTAQELPSDPSISALIAQHSATVHDPRVHQVAVDAMGPVLVEGQHSGEVRTDIEIDEMVDFLVEQTYLAAEEIDRSEDEVVRRFRHFIIPGLAASNGFSGERISRTMEVQVAVGAALDALNNLADQLRHNDP